In one Lycium barbarum isolate Lr01 chromosome 7, ASM1917538v2, whole genome shotgun sequence genomic region, the following are encoded:
- the LOC132603993 gene encoding RING-H2 finger protein ATL54, with amino-acid sequence MAMRPIRKLFPTSNQTADCHNVCDSTCPYGCYPYPDMDYYMPPPVLLPPQPPIQSSNKNVQNISPYIIISVALLASLFLLLSYYLIIVRNCSNWNRRRNPRSESEGVNEEFLDENRGPIIDHPIWYINTVGLQPSIINLITIFKYKKGDGLIDGTECSVCLNEFQDDDSLRLLPKCNHAFHIHCIDTWLRSHTNCPLCRAPIISNTAAAPVGSTSPISSTNTSPNEDNSSQRDVIVEVNSINQARDGEFQENVSERDEFQEIECPETSKKEVNFKRGDKDVEVQQMRRSLSMVELSKGEKSCVETKQKEEECSNSRIRRVMDSASSMKRSFSYSGRPFFSKNNRNPSSVLPL; translated from the coding sequence ATGGCCATGAGGCCAATTAGAAAGCTATttccaacatcaaaccaaacAGCAGATTGTCATAATGTTTGTGACTCAACATGTCCTTATGGATGCTATCCATACCCTGATATGGACTATTACATGCCACCACCAGTACTGTTACCACCACAACCACCAATTCAATCGAGCAACAAAAATGTTCAAAACATTTCACCTTACATAATTATATCCGTCGCGTTGCTTGCTAGCTTGTTCCTACTCCTCAGCTACTACTTAATCATCGTTAGAAATTGCTCGAATTGGAATCGTAGAAGGAACCCGCGATCGGAATCTGAAGGCGTTAACGAGGAGTTCTTGGATGAAAATCGAGGCCCGATTATTGATCATCCAATTTGGTACATCAACACTGTGGGACTTCAACCTTCTATTATCAATTTGATCACAATTTTCAAGTACAAAAAAGGTGATGGTTTGATTGATGGAACAGAGTGCTCTGTTTGCCTGAATGAATTCCAAGATGATGATTCTCTTAGGTTGTTACCAAAATGTAACCATGCCTTTCACATCCATTGTATCGACACGTGGCTTAGGTCACACACGAATTGCCCGTTGTGTCGTGCTCCTATTATCTCCAATACTGCTGCTGCACCTGTGGGATCAACGAGCCCCATCTCGAGTACTAATACGAGTCCCAATGAAGATAATAGTTCACAAAGAGATGTAATTGTAGAAGTGAATAGCATAAATCAGGCTAGAGATGGGGAATTTCAAGAAAACGTGAGTGAACGAGATGAATTCCAAGAGATTGAATGTCCTGAAACTTCGAAAAAAGAAGTAAACTTTAAAAGGGGTGATAAAGATGTTGAAGTACAACAAATGAGGAGGTCTCTCTCAATGGTTGAGTTATCAAAGGGTGAAAAAAGTTGTGTTGAGACAAAACAAAAGGAGGAAGAATGTTCAAATTCAAGAATTCGAAGGGTCATGGATAGTGCTTCTTCAATGAAGAGATCATTTTCTTATAGTGGGAGgccatttttctcaaaaaataatCGAAATCCCAGTTCAGTACTTCCTTTGTGA